In one Rutidosis leptorrhynchoides isolate AG116_Rl617_1_P2 chromosome 8, CSIRO_AGI_Rlap_v1, whole genome shotgun sequence genomic region, the following are encoded:
- the LOC139862705 gene encoding uncharacterized protein, giving the protein MERSVCLVSPTFCVESSSPATTFDPYLCPTPAIQSVYLHGTSSYAGEVRSENDRTLPNPVLVMPPIEVDTQLDGPELVMLIANSGLLLKLSNSMVPLVFPMMNAIVFILFVVRFFGIKNILNYNLFVVVIAVKMVV; this is encoded by the exons ATGGAGCGGAGTGTCTGCCTGGTAAGTCCTACGTTTTGTGTGGAATCTTCCAGTCCTGCAACGACGTTTGATCCTTATTTGTGTCCGACTCCTGCAATACAGAGTGTCTACTTGCATGGGACATCCAGTTATGCAG GTGAAGTAAGATCAGAGAATGACCGTACTTTACCAAACCCTGTATTAGTCATGCCTCCGATTGAAG TGGACACTCAGCTGGATGGACCAGAATTGGTAATGTTGATTGCAAACAGTGGGCTGCTACTAAAACTTTCAAACTCTATGGTACCATTG GTGTTTCCGATGATGAATGCTATAGTGTTTATACTTTTTGTGGTTCGGTTTTTTGGTATAAAGAACATCTTAAATTATAACTTATTCGTCGTCGTCATTGCTGTGAAAATGGTTGTGTAA